Proteins from one Fragaria vesca subsp. vesca linkage group LG6, FraVesHawaii_1.0, whole genome shotgun sequence genomic window:
- the LOC101301213 gene encoding transcription factor bHLH149-like: MAPSFVSNPDASLDSSRKKRRKLKDDQNPSATTQLRWRSDNEQRIYSTKLVEALQKVRQGPSSSPTAAVSGGKTVKEAADRVLALAARGTTRWSRAILTSRLRMRKRLQKRKKATVSGNSRCRRAEVRRMRMPAVQRKVKILSRLVPGCRKAPFPNLLEETTDYIAALQMQVRAMTVLTELLSGAPPAASRLNSAS, from the coding sequence ATGGCGCCCTCGTTTGTCTCGAACCCCGACGCCAGTCTTGACTCGAGTCGCAAGAAACGTCGAAAGCTCAAGGATGATCAGAACCCTTCTGCAACTACTCAATTGAGATGGAGATCCGATAACGAGCAACGGATCTATTCAACTAAGCTGGTCGAGGCTCTCCAGAAGGTTCGCCAGGGACCATCCTCATCGCCGACGGCTGCCGTCTCCGGCGGGAAAACAGTGAAGGAAGCAGCTGACAGGGTTCTGGCCTTGGCGGCGAGAGGCACGACCCGGTGGAGCAGAGCGATTCTGACGAGTCGACTCAGGATGAGAAAGAGGCTTCAGAAGCGTAAGAAGGCGACGGTGAGCGGGAATAGCCGGTGTAGGAGGGCGGAGGTGAGGAGGATGAGGATGCCGGCTGTGCAGAGGAAAGTTAAGATTCTTAGCCGGTTGGTTCCCGGTTGCCGGAAGGCTCCGTTTCCGAACCTTCTAGAAGAAACAACCGATTACATAGCGGCGCTGCAGATGCAGGTTCGAGCTATGACGGTTCTGACGGAACTTCTTTCCGGTGCTCCTCCGGCGGCTAGTCGTCTCAACTCCGCGAGTTGA
- the LOC101313333 gene encoding uncharacterized protein LOC101313333 → MIPTYFLSKLRPYEVQVHGVKVKATVVANNVSFLEQKLSELSSKRVVGVDVKFQSRVASLLLLCVEGHCLIIPIRAPFSTVFNPKKVSDSGLGRLLADQNICFVYSKFKSEDATSYAGLPEMMKQTGIEVDHLAATILKKPTLLRKGLYELGREVGIDIKSAYYVQYINWSDVKVFSEEEIKYAIHDVYATFLIGNKLLGTLAS, encoded by the coding sequence ATGATCCCTACCTATTTCCTGTCAAAGTTGCGTCCGTACGAAGTTCAAGTTCATGGTGTCAAAGTGAAGGCAACTGTGGTGGCCAATAATGTTAGCTTCCTTGAGCAAAAGCTCTCTGAATTAAGTAGCAAGCGCGTTGTGGGAGTTGATGTGAAGTTTCAAAGCAGAGTGGCCTCATTGTTGCTGCTCTGCGTTGAGGGTCATTGCTTGATCATCCCAATTCGTGCACCTTTCTCTACTGTGTTTAACCCAAAAAAAGTTTCTGATTCTGGACTCGGACGGCTTCTTGCTGACCAGAATATTTGTTTTGTGTACTCGAAATTTAAGAGCGAAGATGCTACCTCCTATGCAGGATTGCCGGAAATGATGAAGCAGACAGGTATAGAAGTGGATCATCTGGCGGCTACCATATTGAAGAAACCGACTCTCCTCAGAAAAGGGCTCTATGAGTTGGGACGTGAAGTTGGTATTGACATCAAATCAGCTTATTATGTACAATACATAAATTGGTCGGATGTCAAAGTTTTCTCAGAGGAAGAGATCAAGTATGCAATTCACGATGTCTATGCTACATTCCTTATTGGGAACAAACTTTTGGGGACGCTTGCATCTTGA